The Drosophila yakuba strain Tai18E2 chromosome X, Prin_Dyak_Tai18E2_2.1, whole genome shotgun sequence DNA segment ttcacacGAATCGAGGGACTAGCCACAGCCTCGACATACACATAATACGATAATCATAGTCTAGATAGTAAGCGATAAGTTTAGCAGAACCATACGAGTGTATCTCTCTATATAATATGATATATAACGCTCATTAAGCAACCGCAAACTGAAAAACTAACCTTTGTGATTTATATATCTATCTCTTCCTCCCCGTTTATGCACTGAAATTGTATTTACGTTTAATTTCGGTTCCCATTCGGTTGTGTACCTCCCATCCCCCATCCCGTCACCCCATTGCGTTCATctctttcattttcatttggacAACGTGACACTGTCCCGGTTGCCGCCTTGGTTTACGATTTGGTTGCCCTTCGATCGATGATTTATGCCCTTCCTTCGGTTTCCTTTCCTGTCGTTTcgttccgtttcgtttcgttttgtttttattttcctttcccAACTAAAGTCTATATGCAATTTTTCAtgtccaaaaacaaaagcagcgaCAAATCGTcagacagcagcaacatgtccGCCTACAAGCTGGAGACCGCCCCCTTCGACCCACGGTTCCCTAACCAGAACGTGACCCGCTACTGCTACCAGTCGTACATCGACTTCCACCGCTGCCAGAAGAAGCGCGGCGAGGACTTCGCGCCCTGCAACTACTTCCAGAAGGTCTACAAGTCGATGTGCCCCAACGCCTGGGTGGAGAAGTGGGACGACCAGCGCGAGAGCGGCACATTCCCCGGCCGCATCTAAGATGCACCAGCAAACTAGTACCCAAACACACAGGACACGATCGATGGGCGGACGGAGGACGTAGTGGAGCGTGGCAACCAGAATCCAGCAATTGCAACAGAGCGTAGTTCGTGTTTGTGCTCAATTCATCAGCGATGAATGCAGACCATCATCGgcaaatacaacaaatacacaaatgttCAATTATTTGAATTCTGAACCGATTGTTTGTTTCTTCTTGATCCTGCCGTTGCTGGCCGAATTGGCATGCG contains these protein-coding regions:
- the LOC6525137 gene encoding cytochrome c oxidase subunit 6B1 isoform X1, with product MQFFMSKNKSSDKSSDSSNMSAYKLETAPFDPRFPNQNVTRYCYQSYIDFHRCQKKRGEDFAPCNYFQKVYKSMCPNAWVEKWDDQRESGTFPGRI
- the LOC6525137 gene encoding cytochrome c oxidase subunit 6B1 isoform X2 — encoded protein: MSAYKLETAPFDPRFPNQNVTRYCYQSYIDFHRCQKKRGEDFAPCNYFQKVYKSMCPNAWVEKWDDQRESGTFPGRI